From a single Anaerolineales bacterium genomic region:
- a CDS encoding flavin reductase family protein — MENFPITTLNAESLRSAMRAWSAGVTVVTAVHEGQRHGMTVNSFTSISLDPALITISLQTGSRTHELVSKSRAFGLTILSADQAEISNTFAGRVADVDDRFAGLETETLVTGSPLIKGGLAWLDCRVVETFNAGMNTLFIAEVVAASGTGEGQPLVYHNREYWKLSQLK; from the coding sequence ATGGAAAATTTCCCGATTACAACCTTGAACGCCGAATCCCTGCGCTCCGCCATGCGCGCCTGGTCGGCGGGCGTGACGGTGGTGACCGCCGTTCATGAAGGTCAGCGCCACGGCATGACCGTCAACTCGTTCACCTCCATTTCACTGGACCCGGCGCTGATCACCATTTCCCTGCAGACCGGTTCGCGTACTCATGAGTTGGTTTCAAAATCACGCGCGTTCGGCTTGACCATCCTTTCCGCGGATCAGGCGGAGATCTCGAATACTTTTGCCGGGCGTGTCGCAGATGTTGATGATCGTTTTGCGGGGTTGGAGACCGAAACGCTGGTCACCGGCTCGCCGTTGATCAAGGGCGGGCTGGCATGGCTGGATTGCCGCGTGGTGGAAACCTTCAACGCCGGCATGAACACCCTTTTCATTGCGGAAGTGGTCGCGGCAAGCGGGACGGGCGAAGGTCAGCCGCTGGTCTACCACAACCGCGAGTATTGGAAGTTGTCCCAACTGAAGTGA
- a CDS encoding SH3 domain-containing protein, producing the protein MDLRPYLNRFVIFGSLGIAGILLLITLIVIGWTSPRFSPEVGFAPADLTMIPAPTHTPAATEIPTFDANATPEFDPDTIHIDGYVQISGTGTDGLRIRSAPGLNSNTVFRGEESEVFLVKDGPQDADGYTWWYLVASYDETRAGWAAANFLAVVPSP; encoded by the coding sequence ATGGACTTAAGACCATACTTGAACCGCTTCGTGATCTTCGGCTCGCTCGGCATCGCGGGCATCCTGTTGCTCATCACATTGATCGTCATCGGCTGGACCTCGCCGCGCTTCTCTCCTGAAGTCGGGTTTGCTCCTGCCGACCTGACCATGATCCCCGCCCCGACCCACACCCCTGCCGCGACGGAGATCCCCACATTTGACGCGAACGCCACCCCTGAATTCGACCCCGACACCATCCACATCGACGGCTACGTGCAGATCAGCGGCACCGGCACCGACGGTCTGCGCATCCGCTCGGCGCCCGGCTTGAACAGCAATACCGTCTTCCGCGGCGAAGAATCGGAAGTCTTCCTCGTCAAGGACGGTCCGCAGGACGCGGACGGGTATACTTGGTGGTATCTCGTCGCTTCGTATGACGAAACCCGCGCGGGCTGGGCGGCGGCAAACTTTCTGGCGGTCGTCCCTTCACCGTGA
- the amrA gene encoding AmmeMemoRadiSam system protein A, producing MSETLTDGEKQTLLRLARTSIEHAVAGKTLPPLDPSTLTPALWEDGASFVTLTIHGDLRGCIGALEAYQPLVEDVREHAVAAALQDPRFPPVSEAELDRISIEVSRLTAPRELEYASSDDLLKKLNPHVDGVILKHGHRRATFLPQVWEKIPNPAEFLNQLCYKMGAHASLWRDTKLQVLVYQVEEFHE from the coding sequence ATGTCCGAAACATTGACCGATGGGGAGAAGCAAACGCTTTTGCGCCTTGCGCGCACATCCATTGAACATGCGGTGGCAGGAAAAACTTTGCCGCCTCTGGATCCATCAACTCTGACACCTGCCTTGTGGGAAGACGGCGCCTCGTTCGTGACCTTGACGATTCACGGCGATCTGCGCGGCTGTATCGGCGCGCTGGAAGCGTATCAGCCGCTGGTGGAGGATGTCCGCGAGCATGCCGTCGCGGCGGCGTTGCAGGATCCGCGTTTTCCGCCCGTGAGCGAAGCCGAACTGGACAGGATCAGCATTGAGGTCTCGCGCCTGACCGCGCCGCGTGAACTGGAATACGCCTCCAGCGACGACCTGCTCAAGAAGTTGAATCCGCATGTGGATGGGGTCATCCTGAAACACGGTCACCGCCGCGCCACGTTTCTGCCGCAGGTCTGGGAGAAGATTCCCAATCCTGCCGAATTCCTGAACCAGCTTTGTTACAAAATGGGCGCGCATGCAAGCCTGTGGCGCGACACAAAATTGCAGGTCCTGGTCTATCAGGTGGAGGAATTTCATGAGTGA
- a CDS encoding C39 family peptidase: MSVKARNILIALGGLLLLAVLIYQIPAVKSRLAWRMEVFQIYVKNIVDPVGPVPTALPFTPQPSTPTPAPTSTTVVQLPPTVTPTATFPPLPAQVLMSSPAYEKQTPNNCGPATLSMALKMYGWEGSQSDISDVVKPILQDRNVNPEELRYYVRTRAGWLNLEYRVGGTIEILKRLLAANYPVMVESVTSLNPDDALGPNDDLWAAHYLLLTGYDDTAQEFTVQDSYRGPDMTISYAQLEEEWKPFNNLYMVMYFTQYEEEIISLLASDWDPNLNRERTLAATEAAIASPSADAFDWFNYGSNLAYFRRYDEAAVAYDKARELGLPLRMFRYQFGPFLAYFHSGRNDDLLALTEYAVRITDMSEEAWLWHGYGLYRKGDNAGALKAWQKADSINPNFFEDQARNAIQLLP; this comes from the coding sequence ATGTCCGTAAAAGCAAGAAATATCCTCATCGCGCTGGGAGGTCTCCTCCTGCTTGCGGTGTTGATCTATCAAATTCCCGCCGTAAAATCGCGCCTTGCATGGCGCATGGAAGTGTTCCAGATCTACGTCAAGAACATCGTTGACCCTGTCGGTCCCGTCCCGACGGCGTTGCCGTTCACGCCTCAACCCTCTACGCCGACACCTGCTCCGACCAGCACGACCGTTGTCCAACTCCCGCCCACCGTCACGCCCACAGCGACCTTCCCGCCGCTCCCGGCACAGGTTCTGATGAGCTCGCCCGCCTACGAAAAGCAGACTCCCAATAACTGCGGTCCCGCCACGCTTTCGATGGCGCTCAAAATGTACGGCTGGGAGGGAAGCCAGAGCGACATCTCCGACGTGGTCAAGCCCATCCTGCAAGACCGCAACGTCAACCCGGAGGAACTCCGCTATTACGTCCGCACACGGGCGGGCTGGCTCAATCTCGAATATCGCGTCGGCGGAACCATTGAAATCCTCAAACGGCTGCTGGCGGCAAATTATCCCGTCATGGTCGAAAGTGTCACCTCGCTAAACCCTGACGATGCGCTCGGTCCCAACGACGATCTGTGGGCGGCGCACTACCTCCTGCTCACAGGCTACGACGACACAGCGCAGGAGTTCACCGTGCAAGACTCCTACCGCGGACCCGACATGACCATTTCCTACGCCCAACTCGAGGAAGAGTGGAAACCGTTCAACAACCTGTACATGGTGATGTACTTTACGCAGTATGAGGAGGAGATTATTTCCCTGCTCGCCTCCGACTGGGACCCGAACCTGAATCGCGAACGGACACTGGCAGCCACCGAAGCCGCCATCGCCTCCCCCTCCGCCGATGCCTTTGACTGGTTCAACTACGGCAGCAACCTTGCCTACTTCCGCCGTTATGACGAAGCCGCCGTCGCTTACGACAAAGCGCGCGAACTGGGACTGCCCCTGCGCATGTTCCGCTATCAATTCGGTCCTTTCCTTGCCTACTTCCACTCCGGGCGCAATGACGACCTGCTGGCATTGACCGAGTACGCCGTCCGCATCACGGACATGTCCGAGGAAGCCTGGCTGTGGCACGGATACGGCTTGTATCGAAAGGGCGATAACGCCGGAGCGCTCAAAGCCTGGCAAAAAGCGGACAGCATCAACCCCAATTTCTTTGAAGACCAGGCGCGCAACGCGATACAATTGCTCCCATAA
- a CDS encoding LuxR C-terminal-related transcriptional regulator, with product MVHELSKREKDVVDLVLEGKSNKMIASALNISIRTVEFHLKNIYDKFQVSSRVELVLKLGDSTVAGREEVAENRDGPDLKDQVTSLMRAVSKIGKELIMKTVSNENVRNEGDTLTFFESIRECFKKYAEFNGRASRSEFWWFALFVVLSASALTLLNEIFGNIFLIAVLLPFLAAGSRRLHESGKSGWWQLFLLVPVGGIVLLGFWWASPPSPLQDDALPA from the coding sequence ATGGTTCATGAACTGAGCAAGCGTGAAAAGGACGTGGTGGATCTTGTGCTGGAAGGCAAAAGCAACAAGATGATCGCTTCAGCGCTTAATATTTCCATCCGCACCGTTGAATTTCACCTGAAAAACATCTATGACAAGTTTCAAGTGAGTTCCAGGGTTGAATTGGTGTTAAAACTGGGGGATTCCACAGTTGCGGGCAGGGAGGAAGTTGCTGAAAATAGGGACGGACCTGATTTAAAGGATCAGGTCACATCTTTGATGAGAGCCGTCTCTAAAATCGGCAAGGAGTTGATAATGAAAACTGTTTCGAATGAAAACGTCCGCAACGAAGGAGACACACTGACGTTCTTTGAATCGATCCGCGAGTGTTTCAAAAAATATGCGGAATTCAATGGGCGGGCATCGCGCTCGGAATTCTGGTGGTTTGCGCTGTTCGTCGTATTGTCCGCCTCGGCGTTGACGCTTTTGAACGAGATTTTTGGCAACATATTTCTGATCGCTGTGTTGCTTCCCTTCTTGGCGGCGGGCTCGCGCCGACTCCACGAGAGCGGCAAGAGCGGATGGTGGCAATTGTTCCTGTTGGTTCCAGTGGGCGGCATTGTTTTGCTGGGATTCTGGTGGGCATCGCCGCCGAGTCCTTTACAAGACGATGCGCTTCCGGCGTGA
- a CDS encoding diacylglycerol kinase family lipid kinase encodes MRKGLLLYNPAAGRYPVRRFVRGIIKPLHAAGWSVDIAETLSGTHAIQTAHQAASENYDAVFAIGGDGTAGQVASGLVDTETALAVLPAGTTNVWAIEQGQKPFSWWQWWNLRENARLLANVEPQYVDVGICNERPFLLWAGIGLDAQTIQRIEPRPRYFKHVSVPHYFATTVMEATFWHGMDLRVYADDKLVEGHYLVAVANNIRHYAGGLSVLSPEALLDDGEMDMWLLSGDSLADTFRHFFELASGRHLNSEHARRIPFRNVRVESDANFSIQVDGDPVLGGKTADISVRHRALKVLMPENALYLLQNPKR; translated from the coding sequence ATGCGAAAGGGACTTCTACTCTATAACCCGGCGGCGGGACGTTACCCCGTCCGCCGTTTTGTGCGCGGAATCATTAAACCGCTGCATGCCGCAGGCTGGAGCGTGGACATCGCTGAAACCCTCAGCGGCACACACGCCATCCAGACCGCGCATCAAGCCGCGAGCGAGAACTACGACGCGGTCTTTGCCATCGGCGGCGACGGCACAGCCGGGCAGGTCGCCAGCGGATTGGTGGATACCGAAACGGCGTTGGCGGTCCTGCCGGCGGGCACGACCAACGTCTGGGCGATCGAGCAGGGACAAAAGCCCTTCAGTTGGTGGCAGTGGTGGAACCTGCGCGAGAATGCCCGCCTGCTGGCGAACGTCGAGCCGCAGTACGTGGATGTCGGCATCTGCAACGAGCGTCCGTTCCTGCTGTGGGCGGGCATCGGCTTGGATGCGCAGACCATCCAACGCATCGAGCCGCGTCCGCGTTACTTCAAGCATGTCTCCGTGCCGCATTATTTTGCCACCACCGTCATGGAAGCCACCTTCTGGCACGGCATGGACCTGCGCGTGTATGCCGACGACAAACTGGTCGAAGGTCATTACCTCGTAGCGGTTGCCAACAACATCCGCCATTATGCGGGCGGGCTCTCGGTGCTTTCGCCCGAGGCGTTGCTCGACGACGGCGAAATGGACATGTGGCTTCTCAGCGGCGACAGCCTTGCCGATACCTTCCGTCATTTCTTTGAACTGGCATCCGGGCGGCATCTCAACTCCGAACATGCGCGACGCATCCCCTTCCGCAATGTGCGGGTCGAGTCCGATGCGAATTTTTCCATTCAAGTGGACGGCGACCCCGTGCTCGGCGGCAAGACGGCGGATATCAGCGTCCGGCATCGCGCGCTCAAAGTGCTCATGCCCGAAAACGCCTTATACTTGCTCCAAAACCCAAAGAGATGA
- a CDS encoding DUF971 domain-containing protein — MSEKPTNVTANKSKREFTITWDSGHVSVYPFSLLRAACPCASCRGGHENMKSEPDEEVFTLPIVQSNATQISNIVATGSYALTIVWEDGHDYGIYNWHYLRALCPCEECRKK, encoded by the coding sequence ATGTCTGAAAAACCGACCAATGTCACTGCCAACAAGAGCAAACGCGAGTTCACCATCACCTGGGACAGCGGACATGTCAGCGTGTATCCGTTCAGCCTGCTGAGGGCGGCGTGTCCATGCGCTTCATGCCGCGGCGGGCACGAGAATATGAAATCCGAGCCGGATGAGGAAGTATTCACCCTGCCGATCGTGCAATCCAACGCCACGCAGATCTCCAACATCGTCGCCACCGGCTCCTACGCGTTGACCATCGTCTGGGAGGACGGGCACGATTACGGCATTTACAACTGGCATTACCTGCGGGCGTTATGTCCGTGCGAGGAGTGCCGCAAGAAATAA
- a CDS encoding tetratricopeptide repeat protein, with protein sequence MSDDFREHSNDTIFKDAVDAMRRGDKVRAKDLLTRLLKSDQNNAKYWIWLSVAVDSPKERIYCLETALKLDPENATAKRGLILLGALAPDESIQPFPMNRPRAWEAKLLLASEQPKPKGMRAFARNPAVRLLGLLVIGAALVSAVIFGFILPRQTSTAPTQTHTPGPSPTFTTTPTRIGEIVPPTQAITGPTPLWMLLPATYTPTPLYVNTARVPEAIDQYRIARQAYEAGDWDAFIANMRLLLPLEPNSADIHYLIGEAYRFKGQGSNAQSAYNDALRIDPNFAPAYLGRARAQLQINPRSNPIALFNDAIRLDPNYGEAYLERARFFISRGDHDDALEDLERAEELLPNSTEVYMAYASLYRATGELESAIEAAERAYSLDITHLPVYRLMGELYLENEQYQRALEALEVYVTYETEDALALAELGQVLYELKDYDAAVSVIDRATTLNRTGLRRFLLYRGLAHLELGNADEAVSDLEEALGEDNRSFTVRFGLTRGYYAQEKFGSAFLQVEAMRTFAETDEERALTLYWRALIQEQRNEIRDAIQTWNTLLALDEDVMTPQMRADALEHLKELGFSTPTPRVPTSTQTPRTTPTPTRTPTRTPTP encoded by the coding sequence ATGTCTGATGATTTCAGGGAGCATTCGAACGATACCATCTTCAAGGATGCAGTGGATGCCATGCGCCGCGGCGACAAGGTGCGCGCAAAGGATCTACTGACACGCCTGCTCAAGTCTGATCAGAACAACGCAAAGTATTGGATCTGGCTCAGCGTGGCAGTGGATTCTCCCAAGGAACGCATCTACTGCCTCGAAACCGCGCTCAAACTGGACCCTGAAAATGCCACTGCCAAACGAGGCTTGATCCTGCTCGGAGCTTTGGCTCCCGATGAAAGCATCCAGCCGTTCCCGATGAACCGTCCGCGCGCGTGGGAGGCGAAGTTACTGCTCGCGAGCGAACAGCCGAAACCAAAAGGGATGCGGGCGTTTGCGCGAAATCCCGCCGTGCGGCTGTTGGGGCTTTTGGTGATCGGCGCGGCGCTGGTTTCGGCGGTGATCTTCGGATTTATCCTCCCGCGCCAGACGAGTACCGCCCCCACGCAAACCCATACCCCCGGACCTTCCCCGACCTTTACCACCACCCCGACCCGCATCGGCGAGATCGTGCCGCCCACCCAAGCCATTACGGGTCCCACGCCGTTGTGGATGCTTCTCCCCGCCACCTACACGCCGACGCCGCTGTATGTCAATACGGCGCGCGTTCCCGAAGCGATTGACCAATACCGCATCGCAAGGCAGGCGTACGAAGCAGGTGATTGGGACGCCTTTATTGCCAACATGCGGCTGTTGCTTCCGCTTGAGCCGAACTCGGCGGATATTCATTACCTGATCGGGGAAGCCTACCGCTTCAAAGGTCAGGGTTCAAATGCCCAAAGCGCCTATAACGATGCCCTGCGGATCGACCCGAACTTTGCGCCGGCGTATCTTGGTCGCGCGCGCGCGCAATTGCAGATAAACCCCCGCTCAAATCCCATTGCCTTATTCAATGATGCGATACGGCTGGACCCCAACTATGGCGAAGCCTATCTGGAACGCGCCCGTTTTTTCATTTCCCGCGGTGATCATGACGATGCGCTCGAAGACCTTGAACGCGCAGAGGAACTCCTGCCCAATTCGACGGAGGTCTATATGGCGTACGCCAGCCTCTACCGCGCGACCGGCGAATTAGAATCCGCGATCGAAGCGGCGGAGCGGGCATACTCGTTGGATATCACGCATCTGCCTGTGTATAGATTGATGGGCGAACTCTACTTGGAAAACGAACAATATCAGCGCGCACTGGAGGCGCTGGAAGTCTACGTCACTTACGAGACCGAGGATGCGCTGGCGCTGGCGGAACTTGGACAGGTGTTATACGAACTGAAGGACTACGATGCTGCTGTCTCCGTCATTGACCGGGCGACCACGCTCAACCGCACCGGACTGCGCCGCTTCCTGCTCTATCGCGGGCTTGCCCATCTCGAACTTGGCAATGCCGACGAAGCCGTCAGTGACTTGGAAGAAGCATTGGGCGAGGATAACCGGTCATTTACAGTGCGCTTTGGGCTGACGCGCGGATATTACGCGCAGGAGAAATTCGGTAGCGCGTTCCTGCAGGTGGAGGCGATGCGCACCTTTGCAGAGACGGACGAGGAAAGAGCGCTGACGCTGTACTGGCGTGCCTTGATCCAGGAACAGCGCAACGAGATCCGCGATGCCATTCAAACGTGGAATACCCTGCTCGCATTGGATGAGGATGTGATGACCCCGCAAATGCGGGCGGATGCGCTGGAACATTTGAAGGAACTCGGTTTCTCGACACCCACGCCGCGTGTGCCCACATCCACGCAAACACCGCGGACGACGCCAACCCCAACACGCACCCCGACCCGAACTCCCACACCATAA